The DNA region TCCATTCATTCAAAAGCATCCCAATCAAGGAGGGCACAACGATCATCCAGAACAAACTGCTCATCATGGCTGCTATATCCAGCGATACACTAGTGCCTATCAGCAAGGATAATACGCCGGGTACAACAAAAGGAGCGAGCATCGTGTCAATCAGTATGATCGAGAGCGTCAGAGCAATATTGCCCCGGTAGATACTGACCCAGATAAAGCTGCTCACACCTGTTGGAATCACGGCTGCCAGAACAAGACCCGTTATTGTGTAGGCATCTGTTGGAAAGACCAGGTGACCCATACCCAGAGCAATCAGAGGCATCGCCAAATGCAGAATAAACAGACATACAAACAGTGGGAAAGGCTTCTTCAGCACGTTCACAAAATCCCGTATCCCGAGACTGATACTTCCGGCAAACGTCATGAACGCAAACAGCCAGGGCGACAAAAAGGTATAAGAAGAGAGAAGACTCCCGCAAAGAACGCCGATAATAATGCTGATTGGAGTAATCAGTGGCATGATGCGGTTCAAGCGTACATTTAAAGCCTGAAGCATATTCATGACATCCCTTTACCGTATGATTCCTTTATTATACATGTTAATAATGATGAGTGCAGACCCATTTGCAATGAAGTAAGCTGAACGGTTATCATAAATCTGGAAGAAGCACGCGATTTGAAAAAGGGGAGATGATTATGATTACCAGGAAAAGAAAGCAAACTTTAATGATGGCAGGCCTCATTGCGTCAAGTATTCTTATGATCTCGGCTTGTTCCGTTGTGGAACAGGCCAATCAAAGTTTGAATTACGTCAGCGGGGCTACTGAATATATAGAGCAAGTATCGAATGCCGGGGCAGATCTGCAAGAACTCGCATCAGGAGCGGTAAGCAACCCGGAAATAACAACGCAGGCTCAGGAGAAAATTGATCAGATTCAGGCGGAAGCCAGCGAATTTTCTCAGCTGACAGTACCAGCTATTGGGGAAAGTATTCATGAAAATCTGGTCAGTTATAATAATCAATTAACCGAAGTTGTCGATCGGTTTGAGAATACAATTGCAGAGCAGGGCTTTACCGCGGAAAATTGGGAGAAGACCGGGATTCCCGACCTGATCCATAATATCAACAATTTAAGAGATCCGTTAAGCGGGCTTGGAAACGAAACAAATTAAAGTTTAACAAGGTTAGCCCCTGAAGAAATAGCGGCTCCCCCCCAGAAAAGGACGTTATACCGAAGTGGTTTGATCACTTGCGGTTATCGTCTTTTTTCATGTTCTCATATTCCTTTCAACTCCTAACGCTTGATAGATCCCAAATCGGAACTGGATGAATATTTAACTTCATACTAGCAAGACTAAGTAGTGGATTTGTGTGCTGGATATGACAAATTTAGCATATAGAAACAATGATTTCCCATTGTTTTACAAAGAGATAATATGTTTAATAGGATTAAAGGACAGAAAAAAATATAGTTGCCTACTTTATTTCGGGAAATATATTCATATCTAAGGAGACCTGTGTGATGTCTGAACAAAATGGTAAAGTAATTATTATTACGGGCGGAGCGAGTGGTATCGGTAAAGAAACAGCGCTTCAGCTTTCGGCGCAAGGCGCAACGATTGTTGTTGCAGACTATAACGAAGAGGGGGCCAAGAAGCTAGCCTCTGAGATTGAAGCAGCTGGTGGCACAGCCGGAGCTTATAAAGTCGACGTGTCCAAAGGAGACGAGATCAAAGCCCTTATTGACTGGACTGTAGAGAAATACGGAACATTGAACGGGATTTTCAACAACGCGGGTATTGGCCTCGTCAAGCCATTTCTGGAGATGGACCCGGAATCCTATCACAGAGTCATTGATGTAGACCAGCATAGTGTATATTACGGCATGTATTATGGCGCCAAAAAAATGGTTGAATTAAATGTACAGGGCACCATTGTAAATACGGCATCGATCTACGGCAGTATTGCCGCTGTGGGGAGCTTTAACTATAATGCAGCCAAGGCAGCAGTCGTCATGATGTCCAAATCCGGTGCGTTGGAACTTGCTGAACATGGTATTCGCGTGGTTGGTGTAGCGCCAGGCTTTATTGAGACACCGATTTTGGGTAATGACAGAGCAATGAAGGAAGCACTTGCAACCCAACATATGCGCGGAGAGCTCATTCAACCGGAGAAAGTAGCAAGTGTGGTTGCCTTCCTGTTTAGTGACGCTGCAAGTGCAGTAAACGGTACAACGGTTGCCGTAGACGATGGTTTCCTCAGCTTCAAAACGAAATAAGAAGAGTATAGTCAGGAATTCATGTAAGGGATTTATGTGCGAGAAAATAAAGAAAAACGGTGCAAACGAATCAAATCGTTCTGCACCGTTATTTGTTTCTACGTATAAGTAAAGGAATCGTTATGAAAATAATTCAATATAGTCATCCCGGTAATTCAGAGATCATGATACAATAAGCAGACGTGCGTATTTTATCATTTTGTGGTGTCATAGACAATCCGCACACCGAGAGAGCTATAGCTCTCTTCTTTGTAGTGACATTGGGAGCACGTTTTTGTAGCGCATAACGCATCACTGTGAACTTGTAATTTTTCGTTGCATAGCGGGCATTTATTTTCAAAAAGAGTCTTCAACACGTTAAACATGCTTAATCACTCATTTCGGATTAATTTACTTGGTTTTTATATTATAGCCGATTATTTTAACTGCGTATAGCAGTTTTTTAATCATTTTTACACCGCAAGAAAGGAAGAAAAACCGATGGATACTCTGCTTTTTATCATCATGTTTATACTGGGTCTGGTCGGTTCCTTCTTCTCCGGTTTGTTGGGTATTGGTGGAGCCATAATTAATTACCCGCTGTTGTTGTATGTCCCTTCTCTAATGGGACTGGAGCCGTTCTCGGCACATGAGGTATCATCCATCAGTATGTTTCAGGTGTTTTTTGCTTCACTCGCTGGTGTGGTAGCTTACATTAGGAGAACGGGGAATGGGAAAAAGAGCGAAGTTCTCATTCATAAAGGTCTGGTGGCTAATATGGGCTCCAGTATTCTGGTCGGCAGTCTGATTGGCGGATTCATATCCGGACATCTGAATGGAGCAGTCATCAATCTGATCTATGGTATTCTGGCCATAATCGCGATTGTACTCATGCTGATCCCGGGTAAGGGAACAGCGGGCTCGGCTGGACTGCTGACATTTAACACCTATGTTGCGGCAGGGTCGGCTCTTGCCGTGGGGATCGTCTCGGGAATTGTCGGTGCGGGTGGTGCATTTATTTTAATTCCAATCATGCTTACCGTGCTCAAGATCCCTACCCGCACAACCATTGCGTCTTCGCTAGCTATTGTGTTCATCTCTGCCATTGGTGGAGTGGTGGGAAAGATTATGGGTGGAGACATTCCGCTGGAGCCCATTGTTTATACGGTTATCGGGAGTCTAATCGGAGCTTCTCTCGGTTCCAAAGTAAGTTCGATGATAAATGTGAGACTGCTTCGGTATGGACTAATGATTCTCATCGCGATTACAGCAGTGAAGGTATGGTCGTCCATTTTGTAAAACGATGTAGGATAGCAGCGTCCATGACGATTTCGTAACCAAATGGATGGAATGCCGTATAAAGGTTATGAACATGAGCTGGCGAATTTGTTGCAGCATGAATTCACATCAGTTTTCGTCCATGGAGCATCCTCAAACTCCTTTCATGGATACATGTTTAACATTATTAGAAGTTGAGGTATCCATCCTATGAATAACATACTTACAGATCATGCTGATGCAGGATATCAGCTGGCTGAGCAGAAGGCATCTCAGTATTTTACTTCTCTTCATGAACAACTTCTGGATAACAACTATATCACCGCGTTGACGCAGGATATGAACTTATGGCAAAAAAATCACGTTCAACCTTTTTCCTGGTTATCTTTTTTAGCACCAAGTCAACGAAAACCGGATTCCAGGGATGCTCATAGATATATCCAGTGGCTGAATGTTACAGGCAAGCTGGATGACTACCTGGATCGCAGTATCTCTTACATATATATGCGAGATCTGGGCAAATCGCTGGATTCTTCAGATACCCAGGCGCGCATCCAGCGCGTCGTTCGGGATACCAAAGCATATTTTATGCGTTCGAATACGCCCCATCGCAAGGAACAACCGGATTATATCAGTCTGGCCTCCTTATATCGCTGGGCTCAGAAGGAGAACGTGGAAACGGCCGTCATCTGGGTGATTAGCAAATTAAAGAATGTCGCTTCCAATATTCCGAAAGAACTGGACGCTGAGCAGGCACAGCGCAAGTTACTCAAGATCATCCTTGGCGTTGTTCTTCATGTAAACGATGATATGAATGAGGAGACACCACAGGCAGAACGCTCAGAGAGATTGGACGCTGCGATTCGGCTTGGTTATTCTTACGGGTTAACCTATCCATTTATTGATGACCTTCTTGATTCACAGGCATTGACCGCACAAGAGAAGGAACAATATTCTCTTCTGATTCGAAATGCACTTCTCACCGGAATTGTGCCGGACATCGGCGAATGGAATGGAGCCAATCTCCAAGTCATTCAATATGTTCATTCCGAGCTGCGGGATGCGTTCGAGTATATCAAGAACTACCAGCGCCCTGAGACTCAGCGAACGTTCTTCGAGCAATCATACGTATTCTTTCAGTCCCAGGAGATAGATCGCGCGAAGAAACTAACCAATGCGAATTATACCAATGAAGAACTTTATATTCCGATTATTATCAAATCCTCTTCTTCCAGACTCATCGTTCGTTCCGTCCTCAGTGCATCTGCGGATGAAGGTTTTGATCTGCGGACATTCTATTATGGCATTTACAATCAACTCGCAGACGATTTTGCCGATATGTTTGACGACATGGAGGAGGGGGCGGTGACCCCGTATACCTACTATCTGAAATATCGTGACCTGCGGCCTGATCTGATCAATCCGTATGAACTATACTGGGCAGTTATCTCTTATCTGATTCATGAGGTGTACCATTCCGATGCGAAGACCCGTGAGGTTATACTGGATCGTGCGATTAATGGTCTAAAGCGTTGTAAAGAGCGTCTGGGTCAAGATCATTACAACGAAGTAATGAACATTTTTGCCTCTGGACAACCGGAATTCAATCGACTCATTCAGCAGATGGTACGAAAAGCTGATGATGTGGATTTCCTGGATAAATTACTGCGAGATCAGGTCATTATCCATTTGCAGAACGACAAGCAGGAAAAACAGGACTTTCTGGATACGATTCGCACGGTTCGTGAACAGATCAATATTGAATTGCAGATTCCCAAGCCAAGTGGGCTTCCAGAGATGAAAGAAACACTTATTGATGCTGCGAATTACAGTTTGCAAGGAGATGGGAAGCGGCTCAGGCCGATACTGACCTGGGTTATGGGTGTGCGTGAATATGGATTGCATGAATCGTCTATCATTCCTCTTCTGAGGTCACTGGAGTACATGCATACAGCTTCCCTGATCTTTGATGATCTGCCAACACAGGATAATGCTTCGACCCGGCGGGGCCGTTCCA from Paenibacillus sp. JNUCC-31 includes:
- a CDS encoding bile acid:sodium symporter family protein gives rise to the protein MLQALNVRLNRIMPLITPISIIIGVLCGSLLSSYTFLSPWLFAFMTFAGSISLGIRDFVNVLKKPFPLFVCLFILHLAMPLIALGMGHLVFPTDAYTITGLVLAAVIPTGVSSFIWVSIYRGNIALTLSIILIDTMLAPFVVPGVLSLLIGTSVSLDIAAMMSSLFWMIVVPSLIGMLLNEWTKGAIVPVWGPRLNPFSKLFMAAVVAINGSVVAPYLADFNWQLAGLAAIIIFLASFGYALSYFIARILGWNEADQVALVFNGGMRNISAGAVLAVSYFPPPVAVPVVLGMVFQQMLASLAGYLLGRRSQSLHNADKTSAA
- a CDS encoding DUF6376 family protein; the protein is MITRKRKQTLMMAGLIASSILMISACSVVEQANQSLNYVSGATEYIEQVSNAGADLQELASGAVSNPEITTQAQEKIDQIQAEASEFSQLTVPAIGESIHENLVSYNNQLTEVVDRFENTIAEQGFTAENWEKTGIPDLIHNINNLRDPLSGLGNETN
- a CDS encoding SDR family NAD(P)-dependent oxidoreductase is translated as MSEQNGKVIIITGGASGIGKETALQLSAQGATIVVADYNEEGAKKLASEIEAAGGTAGAYKVDVSKGDEIKALIDWTVEKYGTLNGIFNNAGIGLVKPFLEMDPESYHRVIDVDQHSVYYGMYYGAKKMVELNVQGTIVNTASIYGSIAAVGSFNYNAAKAAVVMMSKSGALELAEHGIRVVGVAPGFIETPILGNDRAMKEALATQHMRGELIQPEKVASVVAFLFSDAASAVNGTTVAVDDGFLSFKTK
- a CDS encoding sulfite exporter TauE/SafE family protein: MDTLLFIIMFILGLVGSFFSGLLGIGGAIINYPLLLYVPSLMGLEPFSAHEVSSISMFQVFFASLAGVVAYIRRTGNGKKSEVLIHKGLVANMGSSILVGSLIGGFISGHLNGAVINLIYGILAIIAIVLMLIPGKGTAGSAGLLTFNTYVAAGSALAVGIVSGIVGAGGAFILIPIMLTVLKIPTRTTIASSLAIVFISAIGGVVGKIMGGDIPLEPIVYTVIGSLIGASLGSKVSSMINVRLLRYGLMILIAITAVKVWSSIL
- a CDS encoding polyprenyl synthetase family protein produces the protein MNNILTDHADAGYQLAEQKASQYFTSLHEQLLDNNYITALTQDMNLWQKNHVQPFSWLSFLAPSQRKPDSRDAHRYIQWLNVTGKLDDYLDRSISYIYMRDLGKSLDSSDTQARIQRVVRDTKAYFMRSNTPHRKEQPDYISLASLYRWAQKENVETAVIWVISKLKNVASNIPKELDAEQAQRKLLKIILGVVLHVNDDMNEETPQAERSERLDAAIRLGYSYGLTYPFIDDLLDSQALTAQEKEQYSLLIRNALLTGIVPDIGEWNGANLQVIQYVHSELRDAFEYIKNYQRPETQRTFFEQSYVFFQSQEIDRAKKLTNANYTNEELYIPIIIKSSSSRLIVRSVLSASADEGFDLRTFYYGIYNQLADDFADMFDDMEEGAVTPYTYYLKYRDLRPDLINPYELYWAVISYLIHEVYHSDAKTREVILDRAINGLKRCKERLGQDHYNEVMNIFASGQPEFNRLIQQMVRKADDVDFLDKLLRDQVIIHLQNDKQEKQDFLDTIRTVREQINIELQIPKPSGLPEMKETLIDAANYSLQGDGKRLRPILTWVMGVREYGLHESSIIPLLRSLEYMHTASLIFDDLPTQDNASTRRGRSTLHQVHNSATAELTGLFLIQKAIGEQSSLKQFDAATVLTLIQYSAEKAEDMCMGQAMDLNAKGKALTLEQLNMICFYKTGIAFEAALVMPAILAQVKESEIATLKKFAYHAGIAFQIKDDMLDLEGDYLVLGKPAGQDVRNNSSTFVSILGEDGAKKEMWEHYCLATDALNEMPKPNSFLKHLLDYIIGRER